A genomic stretch from Numida meleagris isolate 19003 breed g44 Domestic line chromosome 2, NumMel1.0, whole genome shotgun sequence includes:
- the RPSA gene encoding 40S ribosomal protein SA — protein MSGGLDVLQMKEEDVLKFLAAGTHLGGTNLDFQMEQYIYKRKSDGIYIINLKRTWEKLLLAARAIVAIENPADVSVISSRNTGQRAVLKFAAATGATPIAGRFTPGTFTNQIQAAFREPRLLVVTDPRADHQPLTEASYVNIPTIALCNTDSPLRYVDIAIPCNNKGAHSVGLMWWMLAREVLRMRGTISREHPWEVMPDLYFYRDPEEIEKEEQAAAEKAVTKEEFQTEWTAPAPEFTAPPQPEVADWSEGVQVPSVPIQQFPTEDWSAQPATEDWSAAPTAQATEWVGTTTEWS, from the exons ATGTCCGGAGGTCTCGATGTCCTGCAGATGAAGGAGGAGGATGTCCTCAAGTTCCTTGCTGCCGGGACCCACCTGGGAGGCACCAACCTTGACTTCCAGATGGAGCAGTATATCTACAAGAGGAAGAGCGATG GTATTTACATTATCAATCTGAAGAGGACCTGGGAGAAGCTCCTCCTGGCAGCCCGTGCTATTGTGGCCATTGAGAACCCAGCTGATGTGAGCGTCATTTCTTCCAGGAATACTGGACAG CGTGCTGTTCTGAAGTTTGCTGCTGCCACTGGGGCTACTCCTATTGCTGGACGCTTCACCCCTGGTACTTTCACAAATCAGATCCAGGCGGCTTTCCGTGAGCCACGACTCCTGGTTGTTACGGATCCCCGAGCTGATCATCAGCCACTGACAGAGGCTTCTTACGTCAACATCCCCACCATTGCGCTGTGCAACACTGACTCCCCACTGCGCTATGTGGATATTGCTATCCCCTGCAACAACAAG GGAGCTCACTCAGTGGGCCTGATGTGGTGGATGCTGGCTCGGGAGGTCCTACGCATGCGTGGCACCATCTCCCGTGAGCATCCGTGGGAAGTCATGCCTGACTTGTACTTCTACAGGGATCCTGAGGAG ATTGAGAAggaggagcaggctgctgctgagaaagcagTGACAAAGGAGGAGTTCCAGACCGAAtggacagccccagctcctgaATTCACTGCTCCTCCTCAGCCTGAGGTTGCTGATTGGTCTGAGGGAGTGCAGGTCCCATCTGTGCCAATCCAGCAGTTCCCCACAG AGGATTGGAGTGCCCAGCCGGCCACTGAGGACTGgtcagcagctcccactgcccaAGCTACGGAGTGGGTTGGGACTACCACTGAGTGGTCTTAA